Below is a genomic region from Nitrospinota bacterium.
TCCCGATGATATTACGAATAAATTCTGAGAATCGGAAAAACAGCTTTCTTTCGTCAGCATCTACCCTTCCACCCATTCAAAGAAAAACCGGCATTTATTTTAGAGGAGTGACTTCCTTTACGATCACAGCGTTTTATGGAAACAAATTTCAACTCATTCAATGGATTACTGGAATTACACCGAAGTTTGAATTAAACTAATTAACAATGAAACCAATTCACCTGAGGTTGCAGCAATCAATTTTTTGACCGACACGGAATCTTCAGTCGCATCATCTTCCTTCCTCACAATGAAAAGCATGACCAACGAAACCCTCTTGATCTTCGAAATCCTGGCGCTCATTGTCCTCACAATAATCTTTTTCCGAATTCGAAAAAAAACCATCCAAAAAGAACGGAACCGGGCCCAATCGAAAATCAGGGAAAGTGAAATCCGTTATGAAAAAATTCTGGACAACGTTATTGATGGAATTTTCACGATCAACGAAACCGGAACCCTCGAAACTTTCAACCCCGCCGCCGAATTCATTTTTGGCTACAAAGCTTCCGAAGTGAAAGGCAAAAACATCAGTTTACTACTGACGAATAAAAGTGGAGAAACTCTGAAATCCTTTATCAGCAACCTCAGCGAATCGGGACAATCCCGCGTTTCCGGAGTCCAGGGGGAACTGACAGGCTTGAATAAAGAGGGTTGCGCATTTCCTATGGATTTTGCCGTGAGCGAAATCATTCATAAAAACCGGCGGACCTACACCGCCGTAGTCCGTGACATTACCGAGCGCAAACAACAGGATGAGGCCTTGCGGCAGGAATCGGCCTATGTTCAGCTTCTTCACGATGTCTCCAGCGCCGCCAACGAGGCGGACACTTTTGAGCATGCCATTCAAGTCTGCCTGGATAAAATCTGTAACTTGACCGGATGGGCGCTGGGCCATCTTTTTGTTCCTACTGAGGATTCTCCTCCCAACCTGATATCGACCAACATCTGGTGTATCAAGGATGATTCAGACAGGCTCGAAATATTCAAGAACGCCACCGATGCCCAGGTAATTAAATATGGTGAGGGGCTGCCCGGAATGGTTTTGGCCACAGGCAAGCATACCTGGGTTCGCGAGGTGCCCAGGGACCCCCGTGCCCGGCAGGGACGGTTTACGGAAGACTGTGGGATTGTCAGCGGATTCGCTTTCCCCGTGCTCATCGGCCGGGAAGTCGTGGCGGTCATGGAATTTTTTTCCACGTATCCGGTTCCCCCGGACCAGAGGCTGCTGGACGTGGTGGATCAAATTGGAACTCAACTGGGCCGGGTCGTTGAGCGCAAGCGCTCCAATGATGCCATCATCAAGGCCAAGGAAAAAGCCGAACAGTCCCGGCAGGAAGCGGACCGCGCCAGCCAGTCTAAAAGTGAATTTCTGGCCAACATGAGCCATGAAATCCGCACCCCCATGAACGCCATTATTGGCATGAGTGACTTGCTGGCGGAAACGCCTCTTAATGCAGAACAAATGCAACTGCTGAAAGTTTTTCGGGGAGCGGGGAACAATCTACTGACGCTGATCAACGATATTCTCGACCTTTCTAAAATTGAAGCGGGACAAATTGAACTGGAGGATATTGAATTCAACCCTCGGCACCTGGTGGAAAATAATATTGAAATCCTGGATTTAAAATCTCAGGAAAAAGGTCTGCCACTCAATTACCACATTTCCCCGGATGTCCCCAGTCTGCTCCGGGGGGACCCGCACCGGCTCCGCCAGGTGTTGACCAATCTCATAGGGAATGCCATCAAGTTTTCGGAACAGGGCGAGGTTCTTCTCAGGGTGGAAAAAGACCCGGAGTCAAACGATTCAGGAAAGCTGCTGTTTTCCATTTCAGATGATGGTGTGGGAATTCCTTCTGACAAACTGGAAACCATTTTCTCCAGTTTTTCTCAGGCCGATTCCTCCACCACCCGAAAGTTCGGAGGCACGGGGCTGGGGCTCTCCATTTGCAAAAGACTGGTCGAACTGATGGGCGGGAGGATCTGGGTAGAAAGTAACGTCAATATAGGCAGCACTTTTTTTTTCACGGTGCATTTTACCGTTCCCGAGCAACAGGAAACGGCCCCTGCGGAAAAACCCAAACAACTGAAGGGTGTAAAAACCCTGTTGATCGAGCACCGTTCCTCCATCCGGGGAATGATCAACGACCAGCTCCTGGATTGGGGGATGTCCGTCACAACACGGGAAAACGCCGAACAAGGCTTCAGAGAGTTGAAAAAATCCGAACATACGAAGGCCCCTTACCAGTTGCTCCTGATCAACAGTCGACTTCCAACCATTGGCGGCTTCGGATTTCTAAACAGGCTTTCCACTGAGCTTAAATTGCAGCCCGCCACCCTGATGATGATGCCCATCGACACTCGTGAGGGAGACATCGACCAGTGCCACAAAATGGGGGTGGTCGATTATATGACCAAATTTATTCAACCGGATGTTCTTCTGAAAAAAATTCATGCCGCACTGGGCCATGAGGAAGTTCTCGAAACCGTCATTCCAAATACGGCTTCCCAGGAAGATCCGCTAAACACGGCGGCCTTGAAAATTCTTCTGGTAGAGGACTCTGAAGACAATCGCTTGCTGGTTCAATTGTATCTGAACAAAACCGGGCACCAACTCGAAACCGCAGACAACGGCGAAGTGGCGGTCAGCATGTTCAAGAAAAGTGATTACCATCTGGTGTTGATGGACATGCAAATGCCGGTCATGGATGGATACACGGCCACGCAAAAAATACGGGAATGGGAAGAACAGCACCATCGCCCCAAAACACCCATCATTGCGTTAACTTCGCACGCTTTAAAAGGGGACATGGAAAAATGTCTTGCGGCGGGATGTTCTGATTATATGTCCAAACCCATTATAAAATCCAAACTTCTGGAAGCTCTCCACAATTACTCCCAGACCCCAACACAAGCAGGGTAAGGACCAGGCGCTTTTGTAACCGCTCGATTGAGACAAGATGACAGTGGCTACAAAACAGCACATCGCCACGACGGAAGGAGAGTTAATAGT
It encodes:
- a CDS encoding response regulator → MTNETLLIFEILALIVLTIIFFRIRKKTIQKERNRAQSKIRESEIRYEKILDNVIDGIFTINETGTLETFNPAAEFIFGYKASEVKGKNISLLLTNKSGETLKSFISNLSESGQSRVSGVQGELTGLNKEGCAFPMDFAVSEIIHKNRRTYTAVVRDITERKQQDEALRQESAYVQLLHDVSSAANEADTFEHAIQVCLDKICNLTGWALGHLFVPTEDSPPNLISTNIWCIKDDSDRLEIFKNATDAQVIKYGEGLPGMVLATGKHTWVREVPRDPRARQGRFTEDCGIVSGFAFPVLIGREVVAVMEFFSTYPVPPDQRLLDVVDQIGTQLGRVVERKRSNDAIIKAKEKAEQSRQEADRASQSKSEFLANMSHEIRTPMNAIIGMSDLLAETPLNAEQMQLLKVFRGAGNNLLTLINDILDLSKIEAGQIELEDIEFNPRHLVENNIEILDLKSQEKGLPLNYHISPDVPSLLRGDPHRLRQVLTNLIGNAIKFSEQGEVLLRVEKDPESNDSGKLLFSISDDGVGIPSDKLETIFSSFSQADSSTTRKFGGTGLGLSICKRLVELMGGRIWVESNVNIGSTFFFTVHFTVPEQQETAPAEKPKQLKGVKTLLIEHRSSIRGMINDQLLDWGMSVTTRENAEQGFRELKKSEHTKAPYQLLLINSRLPTIGGFGFLNRLSTELKLQPATLMMMPIDTREGDIDQCHKMGVVDYMTKFIQPDVLLKKIHAALGHEEVLETVIPNTASQEDPLNTAALKILLVEDSEDNRLLVQLYLNKTGHQLETADNGEVAVSMFKKSDYHLVLMDMQMPVMDGYTATQKIREWEEQHHRPKTPIIALTSHALKGDMEKCLAAGCSDYMSKPIIKSKLLEALHNYSQTPTQAG